A DNA window from Daucus carota subsp. sativus chromosome 3, DH1 v3.0, whole genome shotgun sequence contains the following coding sequences:
- the LOC108213764 gene encoding uncharacterized protein LOC108213764: protein MFKVHVHIKDHTGTTTLTLFNNIVERLLDTSAKKLVNKLTSGDSDLPKELNTLIGKEFIYRLRLNHYNFKQGYANYTVSETYEPRKCLEHEYESKKALEIRANVKDKLTCNDGMEPPRECGKRKASMIDDAEESGGNKVEGGVKPTVEVRKRRKMVVLDDDDDDDANDNGDAN, encoded by the exons AT GTTCAAAGTACACGTACACATTAAAGATCACACTGGAACTACAACTCTCACTTTATTCAACAACATAGTCGAGCGCTTACTCGACACTTCCGCCAAAAAATTGGTTAATAAATTGACTTCCGGCGATAGTGATCTTCCCAAAGAGCTAAATACACTTATAGGCAAGGAATTCATATACAGGTTGAGATTGAATCATTATAACTTCAAACAAGGATATGCAAACTACACCGTGTCTGAGACATATGAGCCAAGGAAGTGTTTGGAACATGAATATGAGTCAAAGAAGGCCCTTGAG ATTCGTGCCAATGTCAAAGACAAACTCACATGCAATGATGGAATGGAACCTCCTCGCGAATGTGGGAAAAGGAAAGCAAGCATGATAGATGACGCAGAGGAAAGTGGCGGCAACAAGGTGGAAGGTGGAGTGAAACCTACTGTCGAGGTTAGGAAAAGGAGGAAGATGGTGGTgctggatgatgatgatgatgatgatgctaaTGATAATGGAGACGCAAATTAG
- the LOC135151357 gene encoding uncharacterized protein LOC135151357 — protein MEYTMLKDLNDTHDTWRIRVRICRLWDSTNPQKNGELISIDMIFIDEKENLMHATIKKHLASRFRHLLQEGSTYSIKNLQVVKATGDYRPLSSEFKCIFLATTSPKKLQEDTVQIPRHGFQFVMPDDIESRLNDPAILTDVVGLLSGIGEVDIVGNNWKKRDLHIITNHSVNATITLWGKHIEQFDPKIYKEEDSPHIIIVTSTTIKKFKGAVSFNSTNNSKIYMNLDIPYVMTLRERFAQHSTKLKFIESSNSNKYTLEEKMFFHRMSIKELVDSKWSEDL, from the exons ATGGAATACACTATGTTGAAAGATTTAAACGACACTCATGACACCTGGAGAATCAGGGTAAGGATCTGCAGACTCTGGGATTCAACCAATCCTCAGAAAAATGGGGAACTCATTAGTATTGACATGATATTCATCGACGAGAAG GAAAACCTCATGCATGCAACAATCAAGAAACACCTAGCTTCTCGCTTTAGACATCTTCTGCAGGAAGGATCGACTTATAGCATCAAAAATCTGCAAGTCGTAAAAGCTACAGGAGATTACAGGCCTCTCTCAAGTGAATTCAAGTGCATATTCTTAGCTACAACATCCCcgaaaaagcttcaagaagacaCTGTTCAGATTCCAAGGCATGGCTTCCAGTTTGTGATGCCTGATGACATTGAATCAAGATTGAATGACCCAGCTATACTAACAG ATGTTGTGGGTCTTCTGTCTGGTATTGGCGAAGTTGATATCGTAGGGAACAACTGGAAGAAGAGAGATCTTCATATCATAACAAACCA CTCAGTCAATGCAACTATTACTCTGTGGGGAAAGCACATCGAGCAGTTCGACCCAAAAATATACAAAGAAGAAGACAGCCCTCATATCATAATTGTTACATCAACGACAATTAAGAAATTCAAAG GTGCCGTCTCTTTCAACTCAACAAACAACAGCAAGATATACATGAATTTGGACATCCCATATGTGATGACACTCCGAGAGAGATTTGCACAACACTCTACAAAATTGAAGTTTATTGAGAGctctaattcaaataaatacacACTCGAAGAAAAGATGTTCTTTCACCGGATGAGTATTAAAGAGCTGGTGGATTCCAAGTGGAGTGAGGATCTGTAG